A region of Pyxidicoccus parkwaysis DNA encodes the following proteins:
- a CDS encoding HIT family protein, with protein MSDVNNPCLGCAIVRGETRPVGGVLARAPGLVLHGVASPSPVPGWVVISSERHVRAWYDLDDAAAGELGPFAARVMRAQREVLGAEHVYAFAIGDVLRHFHLHLVPRFAQTPQRLWGRAVFDAPAADHRPAEEMEAAARSLSTALAR; from the coding sequence ATGTCGGACGTGAACAATCCGTGCCTCGGCTGCGCCATCGTGCGCGGGGAGACCCGGCCGGTGGGTGGAGTCCTCGCCCGGGCTCCGGGACTGGTGCTGCATGGCGTGGCGTCGCCCAGCCCCGTCCCGGGCTGGGTGGTCATCTCCAGTGAGCGGCACGTGCGCGCCTGGTACGACCTGGATGACGCCGCCGCTGGCGAGCTCGGCCCCTTCGCCGCGCGGGTCATGCGGGCCCAGCGGGAGGTGCTCGGCGCGGAGCACGTGTATGCCTTCGCCATCGGCGACGTGCTGCGGCACTTCCACCTGCACCTGGTGCCCCGCTTCGCCCAGACGCCCCAGCGCTTGTGGGGGCGCGCCGTCTTCGACGCACCCGCCGCGGACCATCGTCCAGCAGAGGAAATGGAAGCAGCCGCCCGCTCGCTCTCCACCGCGCTGGCGCGCTGA
- a CDS encoding Ig-like domain-containing protein, with protein sequence MRNRLGTTSALPGPTMSHSPRIAVLAVFLFCACISLPEVEQVPETPDAGEPDAHAEDSGTLDASVSDSGTPDSGTPDSGTPDSGTPDSGAPTLTVTLVTSRAVTNSDVQVSGTVTGAVPDEVELLVDGAAVATLAPPYELRWSAQSLDEGTHVLALRASLEGRRFTSESRTLIVDRTPPRLVMQTPLTGAQFISVHQVVQATFSEPLDPATVRAESVKLLSDAGVIAAEVALASEGTSLTIQPTSLLPADTAVQVRFESSVVDLAGNAVQALPEHWTWAVPGFLPLGEPLSASPTERSLPRSPSLQIDGAGRPVVAWVGGTGAESPYGVRVRRWNGSGWEQLGGVLEVPVGSNSSFCSLTIDADGRSIVVWDEVQSSTVATSMHTRRWNGSAWDVMGDVPLRQQSSADLIVSKGNKQGQIALAFVERYQGNDQVLVSRWNGTSWGMVGGGLKVNSSWMVSGIQLAIDAAGNPVVAWSESNSGNIAAFMRRWNGSAWEAIAMPAQTFPGALFIDAAGAPILDVRVWNGTAWSAQLRQWNGSTWATLGSTISLYPGTTDSSVVTLTLDVQGRLIALLGEQEAAGGATVFYIRRWNAGAWEPVGSLLRKNSGDNFIGPALLAMDSTNRPFMARREAPENDVSNWRIHVYTPND encoded by the coding sequence ATGCGGAACCGACTCGGAACAACGAGTGCATTGCCAGGCCCAACCATGAGTCATTCCCCACGTATTGCCGTGCTGGCTGTCTTCCTGTTCTGTGCATGCATCAGCCTGCCGGAAGTCGAACAGGTTCCAGAAACCCCCGATGCGGGTGAGCCGGATGCTCACGCCGAAGATTCCGGAACGCTGGACGCTTCGGTTTCGGACTCGGGTACGCCGGATTCAGGTACGCCGGATTCAGGTACGCCGGATTCAGGTACCCCGGATTCTGGCGCTCCGACATTGACGGTGACGCTCGTCACATCGAGGGCGGTGACCAACAGTGACGTCCAGGTGAGTGGCACCGTGACCGGGGCTGTGCCTGACGAAGTCGAGTTGCTTGTGGATGGCGCTGCGGTGGCCACGCTGGCTCCGCCCTACGAGCTCCGCTGGAGTGCTCAATCTCTCGACGAGGGCACCCACGTGCTCGCTTTGAGGGCAAGCCTCGAAGGACGCAGGTTCACGAGTGAATCGCGCACCCTCATCGTGGACAGGACGCCACCCCGACTGGTGATGCAGACGCCGCTGACCGGTGCCCAGTTCATCTCCGTGCATCAAGTGGTCCAGGCGACGTTCTCCGAGCCTCTGGATCCGGCCACTGTGCGCGCGGAGTCCGTGAAGCTGCTGTCCGACGCGGGTGTCATCGCAGCGGAAGTCGCACTTGCGTCCGAGGGGACTTCTCTGACGATTCAGCCCACGTCTCTCCTGCCCGCTGACACAGCCGTACAGGTGCGGTTCGAAAGCTCCGTGGTGGATCTGGCGGGCAATGCCGTCCAGGCGCTTCCAGAGCACTGGACGTGGGCGGTTCCCGGCTTCCTACCTCTGGGGGAGCCCTTGAGCGCCAGTCCGACCGAGCGCTCGCTGCCGAGGAGCCCGTCACTTCAAATTGATGGAGCTGGACGGCCTGTCGTTGCGTGGGTGGGCGGAACGGGAGCCGAGTCGCCCTACGGCGTACGAGTCAGGAGATGGAATGGGAGTGGCTGGGAGCAACTGGGCGGTGTGCTTGAGGTTCCGGTGGGCTCTAACAGCTCTTTCTGTTCGCTCACTATCGACGCAGATGGGCGGAGCATCGTTGTCTGGGATGAAGTTCAAAGCAGTACTGTTGCCACGAGCATGCACACCCGCAGGTGGAATGGGTCAGCCTGGGATGTGATGGGAGATGTGCCCCTGCGTCAGCAATCCTCTGCTGACCTCATTGTCTCCAAGGGAAACAAACAAGGGCAGATTGCGCTGGCATTCGTAGAACGGTACCAGGGCAATGATCAGGTTTTGGTCTCAAGATGGAACGGCACTTCCTGGGGCATGGTTGGAGGAGGGCTCAAGGTCAACTCGTCCTGGATGGTCTCCGGTATCCAGCTGGCCATCGATGCGGCTGGAAACCCTGTGGTTGCATGGAGTGAGAGCAACTCTGGAAACATTGCGGCCTTCATGCGGCGCTGGAATGGTAGTGCCTGGGAAGCCATCGCAATGCCCGCGCAGACCTTTCCGGGGGCACTTTTCATTGATGCGGCAGGGGCTCCCATCCTCGATGTGCGCGTTTGGAATGGGACTGCTTGGAGTGCTCAGCTCCGGCAGTGGAATGGGAGCACCTGGGCAACGCTCGGCAGCACCATAAGCCTCTACCCTGGAACAACCGACTCTTCAGTGGTGACGCTCACTCTGGACGTCCAGGGAAGGCTGATCGCTCTGTTGGGTGAGCAGGAAGCCGCGGGTGGCGCCACGGTTTTCTACATCCGCCGTTGGAACGCGGGGGCGTGGGAGCCGGTGGGCAGCCTCTTGAGGAAGAATTCTGGCGACAACTTCATCGGGCCAGCTCTGCTGGCAATGGATTCCACCAACAGGCCCTTCATGGCGAGGCGCGAGGCGCCCGAGAACGACGTCAGCAACTGGAGGATTCACGTCTACACGCCCAACGACTGA
- a CDS encoding carboxypeptidase-like regulatory domain-containing protein: MMKKHLVFAVVPFLALGCGEDLKDENGDGIADGVRAPDSVTVVTPATPKGTVSGQVLGTDLKPLGEASVKMTIGSSADPVEVKTDAEGNFEFTDVPAGAQVLLTFTKQGYATLRASSTVPSSAGNVPINNGNASFGPITLAKLDGTLNFLLVTPQGRPAAGVKATLEATPAGSIILSNYENTAQVVSTVVVEATSNEQGALVFTGVPSAPEMARLANGNGQYKLWVSPMDSDNNGVPETGGYVNSYSGAAVVENSTIRIINLPFARPTSNTLNIQSSNVASLQGATDFDPLRNMVRPGEPIYLFFNQPVQTGSLLVRMTDEYARESLTVNATVTNGGYSATITPAVALQEGKEYNLDVRAVSAEGGSILTRTGYFFAGEPNSARTVTITDARYQETSTATPTQLNSGETVYINFSYPISRTFASGNVYAHVNFDIGGPTAGVVGDYPGEVGNPIGFELLPAEPTAPIQTRVPAETPVFQIKESGYTTRWYFTFSGVNSVSSLSFTSLNMVVSFSKLPTRYINGTYESFWGQPVMNDLTVTGLGLIPVPVGP; the protein is encoded by the coding sequence ATGATGAAGAAGCATCTGGTTTTTGCCGTTGTGCCGTTCCTGGCGCTGGGCTGTGGCGAAGATCTCAAGGACGAGAACGGCGACGGCATCGCGGACGGCGTGCGAGCGCCGGACTCGGTGACGGTGGTCACTCCGGCGACGCCGAAGGGCACGGTGTCGGGCCAGGTGCTGGGGACGGACCTGAAGCCGCTGGGTGAGGCTTCGGTGAAGATGACCATCGGCAGCTCCGCGGATCCGGTGGAGGTCAAGACGGACGCCGAGGGCAACTTCGAGTTCACGGATGTGCCGGCCGGCGCGCAGGTGCTGCTGACCTTCACGAAGCAGGGCTATGCCACGTTGCGCGCCAGCTCGACGGTACCCTCGTCGGCGGGCAACGTTCCCATCAACAACGGCAACGCGAGCTTCGGTCCCATCACCCTGGCGAAGCTGGACGGCACACTGAACTTCCTGCTGGTGACGCCGCAGGGCCGTCCGGCGGCGGGCGTGAAGGCGACGCTCGAGGCCACGCCGGCGGGCTCCATCATCCTGTCCAACTACGAGAACACGGCGCAGGTGGTGAGCACGGTGGTGGTCGAGGCGACCTCCAACGAGCAGGGCGCCCTGGTGTTCACGGGCGTTCCCAGCGCGCCGGAGATGGCGCGGCTGGCGAACGGCAACGGCCAGTACAAGCTGTGGGTCTCGCCGATGGACTCCGACAACAACGGCGTCCCGGAGACCGGTGGCTATGTGAACAGCTACTCGGGTGCGGCGGTGGTGGAGAACAGCACCATCCGCATCATCAACCTGCCCTTCGCGCGGCCGACGAGCAACACGCTGAACATCCAGAGCAGCAACGTGGCAAGTCTGCAGGGCGCCACCGACTTCGACCCGCTGCGCAACATGGTGCGCCCGGGCGAGCCCATCTACCTGTTCTTCAACCAGCCGGTTCAGACAGGTTCGCTGCTGGTGCGCATGACGGATGAGTACGCGCGCGAGTCGCTGACGGTCAACGCCACGGTGACCAATGGCGGCTACAGCGCCACCATCACTCCGGCCGTCGCGCTGCAGGAGGGCAAGGAGTACAATCTGGACGTGCGCGCCGTGTCCGCCGAGGGTGGGAGCATCCTCACGCGTACGGGGTACTTCTTCGCGGGTGAGCCGAACTCCGCGAGGACGGTGACCATCACGGATGCGCGCTACCAGGAGACCTCGACTGCCACGCCGACCCAGTTGAACAGCGGCGAGACGGTCTACATCAACTTCAGCTACCCCATCTCCCGTACGTTCGCGAGTGGGAACGTCTACGCGCACGTGAACTTCGACATCGGTGGTCCCACGGCGGGTGTCGTGGGCGACTATCCGGGCGAGGTGGGCAACCCCATCGGCTTCGAGCTGCTCCCAGCCGAACCGACGGCCCCCATCCAGACGCGCGTTCCGGCAGAGACGCCGGTGTTCCAGATCAAAGAGTCGGGTTACACCACGCGGTGGTACTTCACCTTCTCCGGCGTCAACTCCGTTTCGAGCCTGAGCTTTACCTCGCTCAACATGGTGGTGTCCTTCTCCAAGCTCCCCACGCGCTACATCAACGGGACCTACGAGAGCTTCTGGGGCCAGCCTGTCATGAACGACCTGACGGTGACGGGCCTGGGGCTGATCCCCGTGCCCGTCGGGCCGTGA
- a CDS encoding AAA domain-containing protein, producing MLERLYAALASGPSLNCRPHNSRQRVDLATLSKLDGTAPHAVLAALLGDKASVKLAVKPPPPGSGSDKTPPIKARSSRSSRVAMAATRGEADGEAASSMEQARSNSTEGASIPSNPGAAKLRSETSASSGAPPSLSAPPIEKLQSDSLEDASSPSSLRVAKMRRDSNASTDDGPTPTTPPVAKTRSASAEDASPPSSLRVAKMQSAQVAASTATDLDETEADDTDAPTRAEEEQQALLRKLATIVEDARTFEQDTGAHVLHVGFPLLHLPPGAKDKRGFGTRRVLAPIAFIPVRLTVKKGRTLSVELEGAEEGVDRVAPNTALLAWVEQQTGQRFGELFADEEGTDPWRELNELVAAVAKALDLPAPSPFSATTPLSSVPRSDEDGDAKPSIFPSAVLGLYPLSNQSLVDDMRSLVDGEPISGPLESFLRVDVSLGAPSGHGGGEPNLEGLKRADEERLVTVADPCQARAVRLARSSRGLVVHGPPGTGKSQTIANAIGDHLSRGERVLLVCDKRTALDVVKHRLDHLGLGNLCAVVHDAQRDQRDLYMGIREQLDSLPDTRTNTVAATELSRVNAELQSLHDELASADRALSERPAGGTAPSFHELVGQWFGLESSEALAPTASSLAAARLADVSPREREVREVLERGVREGYPDNPWRDSLGVDLATYLGQPVATYRERLDSVAQAARDADAAASPDVPAFGADPRAEGAARAAFAEKLAPLLETTHPDVLARWGSASPDSVRAAKAQLDGLAPQTQVLSEGPLDTELALVHREQPQALGALSLALAALGTYLDIARKWYAFFYFARRAGARKVLQQFGLSLGIAAAERVNRFLAGARARILLTEYHRTTLAPGSTESLTDEALSRSLRAHSALFALLGELDGEPLLASCRDAVRTALVSGDGARVALLSGLRQSAARGETVARLEARLAETSVFSTAWLQARSRELRGGAKLSPLVSALQARLSTVEGLLRMRALLSGMPSALEAAVEGLARKGADSEDGWRAVLKATLAAEVSSRLREDPALQHIDADRVQTTHARYRALEEKKRGLVRDALIHRWTQRQRERLLAGTGGRLNSQGAELRRRLMLRGERAMRVRQVISTGQGLEGGDPLFDVRPVWMASPQTVAQIFPRRPIFDVVIFDESSQCRLEEALPVLTRAKRVVIAGDPKQLPPTRFFESAVVQSQEQEAETEQGLFEEQQSEVEDLLTAALNLDIDQCYLDVHYRSQNSDLIAFSNEHFYDKRLQAIPAHPSHRAPHAPLRLLPVAGTYEKRVNRDEARAVGTLVKELLARPEPPSIGIACFNLTQRDAITDVLDEMAAEDATFAARLTAARTRQGAGSFEGLFVKNLENVQGDERDHLIISTTYGPDRQGRFYRRFGPLGSSGGGRRLNVLVTRARQQVHLVTSIPREHYMSVPPVEKGRQPNGGWLLFAYLRFAEGLMADYARDDAAARAGPDAPVAREPVVHETETEAGSSFALALAGHLARRHRVSSDVHWGNDGFCVDLALHHPTVPGDVTVGVLCDGTRYPKAADRVEWDLFRTGVLEGQGWKLVRLWTPHFFHDPEGATTRVLQSAGDKLMREPATAQASGSARSVVH from the coding sequence ATGCTGGAGCGGCTCTATGCCGCGCTCGCGTCCGGACCGAGCCTCAACTGCCGCCCCCACAACAGCCGCCAGCGCGTGGACCTCGCCACGCTGAGCAAGCTCGATGGCACCGCGCCGCATGCCGTGCTCGCCGCCCTGCTGGGCGACAAGGCCTCGGTCAAGCTCGCGGTGAAGCCTCCTCCTCCAGGCTCGGGCTCGGACAAGACGCCGCCCATCAAGGCTCGGAGCTCGCGCTCGAGTCGTGTAGCCATGGCCGCCACCAGGGGTGAAGCGGACGGCGAGGCCGCGTCCTCCATGGAGCAGGCCCGGAGCAACTCGACCGAGGGTGCCTCCATTCCGTCGAACCCAGGTGCCGCGAAGCTCCGCAGTGAAACCAGCGCCTCGTCAGGCGCCCCTCCCTCTCTATCAGCTCCGCCCATCGAGAAGCTGCAGAGCGACTCGCTCGAGGATGCCTCCTCGCCGTCGAGCCTCCGTGTCGCGAAGATGCGGAGGGATTCCAACGCCTCGACGGACGACGGCCCCACTCCGACAACTCCTCCTGTCGCGAAGACGCGGAGTGCCTCGGCCGAAGATGCCTCCCCTCCGTCGAGCCTCCGTGTCGCGAAGATGCAGAGCGCGCAAGTTGCCGCTTCCACGGCGACAGACCTGGACGAGACCGAAGCCGACGACACCGACGCCCCCACTCGCGCTGAGGAGGAACAGCAGGCGCTGCTTCGCAAGCTGGCCACCATCGTCGAGGACGCTCGCACCTTCGAGCAGGACACCGGCGCGCACGTGCTCCACGTGGGCTTCCCCCTCCTGCACCTGCCCCCGGGCGCGAAGGACAAGCGCGGCTTCGGTACCCGGCGTGTCCTCGCGCCCATCGCCTTCATCCCCGTGCGCCTCACCGTGAAGAAGGGCCGCACGCTCTCGGTGGAGCTCGAAGGCGCCGAGGAGGGCGTGGACCGCGTCGCTCCCAACACCGCCCTGCTCGCCTGGGTGGAACAGCAGACCGGCCAGCGCTTCGGCGAGCTCTTCGCCGATGAAGAAGGCACCGACCCGTGGCGCGAGCTCAACGAGCTCGTCGCCGCCGTGGCCAAGGCGCTCGACCTGCCCGCTCCCTCCCCCTTCTCCGCCACCACGCCGCTGTCCTCCGTGCCCCGCTCGGATGAGGACGGTGACGCGAAGCCCTCCATCTTCCCCAGCGCCGTGCTCGGCCTGTACCCGCTGTCCAACCAGAGCCTCGTGGATGACATGCGCTCGCTCGTGGACGGCGAGCCCATCTCCGGGCCGCTGGAGAGCTTCCTCCGCGTGGACGTGTCGCTCGGTGCACCCTCGGGCCACGGCGGCGGAGAGCCCAACCTCGAAGGCCTCAAGCGCGCGGACGAGGAGCGGCTCGTCACCGTCGCCGACCCGTGCCAGGCCCGCGCCGTGCGGCTGGCTCGCAGCAGCCGGGGGCTCGTCGTGCACGGACCTCCGGGCACCGGCAAGTCGCAGACCATCGCCAACGCCATCGGCGACCACCTGTCTCGCGGCGAGCGCGTGCTCCTCGTCTGTGACAAGCGCACCGCGCTGGACGTGGTGAAGCACCGGCTGGACCACCTCGGCCTCGGCAACCTGTGCGCCGTCGTCCACGACGCACAGCGAGACCAACGCGACCTCTACATGGGCATCCGCGAGCAGCTCGACTCGCTGCCCGACACGCGCACGAACACAGTCGCGGCCACCGAGCTGTCCCGCGTGAATGCGGAGCTGCAGTCCCTCCACGACGAACTGGCCTCCGCCGACCGCGCCCTCTCCGAGCGCCCCGCCGGTGGCACCGCCCCCTCCTTCCACGAGCTGGTGGGCCAGTGGTTCGGACTGGAGTCCTCCGAGGCTCTCGCTCCCACCGCGTCCAGCCTCGCCGCCGCGCGGCTCGCGGACGTGTCTCCTCGCGAGCGCGAAGTGCGCGAGGTCCTGGAGCGCGGCGTCCGCGAGGGCTACCCCGACAACCCCTGGCGCGACTCGCTCGGCGTCGACCTGGCCACGTACCTCGGACAGCCGGTGGCCACGTACCGCGAGCGCCTCGACTCCGTGGCGCAGGCCGCTCGTGACGCGGATGCGGCGGCGTCTCCGGATGTGCCCGCCTTTGGCGCGGACCCTCGGGCGGAGGGCGCGGCGCGCGCGGCCTTCGCGGAGAAGCTGGCGCCCCTGCTGGAGACGACCCACCCGGACGTGCTCGCCCGCTGGGGCTCTGCGTCACCCGACTCCGTGCGCGCCGCGAAGGCCCAGCTCGACGGACTCGCTCCGCAGACGCAGGTGCTCTCCGAAGGGCCGCTGGACACGGAACTGGCGCTGGTGCACCGCGAGCAACCGCAGGCCCTCGGTGCGCTGTCCCTGGCACTGGCCGCGCTGGGCACGTACCTGGACATCGCTCGCAAGTGGTACGCGTTCTTCTACTTCGCTCGCAGGGCCGGCGCTCGGAAGGTGCTCCAGCAGTTCGGCCTGTCCCTGGGCATCGCCGCCGCAGAGCGCGTCAATCGCTTCCTCGCCGGCGCTCGCGCCCGGATACTGCTCACCGAGTACCACCGCACCACGCTCGCTCCCGGCTCCACCGAGTCGCTCACCGACGAAGCCCTCTCACGCAGCCTGCGCGCACACTCTGCCCTCTTCGCGCTGCTCGGTGAGCTGGACGGTGAGCCCCTGCTGGCCTCGTGCCGGGACGCGGTGCGCACGGCGCTCGTGAGTGGTGACGGTGCTCGCGTGGCCCTGCTCTCCGGGCTCCGCCAGTCCGCTGCCCGAGGTGAGACTGTGGCCCGGCTGGAGGCGCGCCTCGCGGAGACGAGCGTGTTCTCCACCGCGTGGCTCCAGGCGCGCTCTCGCGAGCTGCGCGGCGGTGCGAAGCTCTCCCCGCTCGTCTCCGCCCTCCAGGCGCGACTATCCACGGTGGAGGGACTGCTGCGCATGCGCGCGCTGCTGTCCGGCATGCCTTCCGCGCTCGAGGCCGCCGTCGAGGGACTGGCTCGCAAGGGCGCAGACTCGGAGGACGGCTGGCGCGCGGTGCTGAAGGCGACGCTGGCCGCCGAGGTGTCCTCGCGGCTTCGCGAGGACCCGGCGCTCCAGCACATCGACGCGGACCGCGTGCAGACCACCCATGCCCGCTACCGGGCGCTGGAGGAGAAGAAGCGCGGCCTCGTGCGCGACGCCCTCATCCACCGGTGGACGCAGCGCCAGCGCGAGCGGCTGCTCGCGGGCACCGGCGGCCGGCTCAACAGCCAGGGCGCGGAGCTGCGCCGCCGCCTCATGCTGCGCGGCGAGCGCGCCATGCGCGTGCGCCAGGTCATCTCCACGGGCCAGGGACTCGAAGGCGGAGACCCGCTCTTCGACGTGCGCCCCGTGTGGATGGCCAGCCCGCAGACGGTGGCGCAAATCTTCCCGCGCCGCCCCATCTTCGACGTCGTCATCTTCGACGAGTCCTCGCAGTGCCGGTTGGAAGAAGCCCTGCCCGTGCTCACCCGCGCGAAGCGGGTGGTCATCGCCGGAGACCCGAAGCAGCTCCCGCCCACCCGCTTCTTCGAGTCCGCCGTGGTGCAGAGCCAGGAGCAGGAGGCTGAAACCGAGCAGGGCCTCTTCGAGGAGCAGCAGTCCGAGGTGGAGGACCTCCTCACCGCCGCGCTCAACCTGGACATCGACCAGTGCTACCTCGACGTCCACTACCGCTCGCAGAACTCGGACCTCATCGCCTTCAGCAACGAGCACTTCTACGACAAGCGGCTCCAGGCCATTCCCGCGCACCCGTCCCACCGCGCGCCGCACGCCCCGCTGCGCCTGCTGCCCGTGGCCGGCACCTACGAGAAGCGCGTCAACCGCGACGAAGCCCGTGCCGTGGGCACGCTCGTGAAGGAGCTGCTCGCGCGGCCCGAGCCTCCGTCCATCGGCATCGCCTGCTTCAACCTCACGCAGCGCGACGCCATCACCGACGTGCTCGATGAGATGGCCGCCGAGGACGCCACCTTCGCCGCCCGGCTGACAGCCGCGCGCACACGACAGGGCGCGGGCTCCTTCGAGGGCCTCTTCGTGAAGAACCTGGAGAACGTCCAGGGCGACGAGCGAGACCACCTCATCATCAGCACCACCTACGGCCCGGACCGGCAGGGCCGCTTCTACCGGCGCTTTGGCCCGCTGGGCAGCTCGGGCGGAGGCAGGCGCCTCAACGTGCTCGTCACCCGCGCCCGGCAGCAGGTGCACCTCGTCACGTCCATTCCGCGCGAGCACTACATGTCCGTGCCCCCGGTGGAGAAGGGCCGGCAGCCCAATGGCGGCTGGCTGCTCTTCGCCTACCTCCGGTTCGCGGAAGGCCTCATGGCGGACTACGCCCGCGACGACGCCGCGGCCCGGGCCGGCCCGGACGCCCCCGTGGCCCGGGAGCCCGTGGTGCACGAGACGGAGACAGAGGCGGGCTCCTCCTTCGCCCTCGCGCTGGCCGGACACCTGGCGCGGCGGCACCGCGTCTCGTCCGACGTGCACTGGGGCAACGACGGCTTCTGCGTGGACCTGGCGCTGCACCACCCCACCGTCCCCGGCGACGTCACCGTGGGCGTGCTGTGCGACGGCACCCGCTACCCCAAGGCCGCCGACCGCGTGGAGTGGGACTTGTTCCGCACCGGCGTGCTGGAGGGCCAGGGCTGGAAGCTGGTGCGCCTGTGGACGCCGCACTTCTTCCACGACCCCGAGGGCGCCACCACGCGCGTGCTCCAGTCCGCGGGAGACAAGCTCATGCGCGAGCCGGCGACGGCCCAGGCCTCGGGCTCCGCGCGGTCCGTGGTGCACTGA